A region from the Benincasa hispida cultivar B227 chromosome 12, ASM972705v1, whole genome shotgun sequence genome encodes:
- the LOC120092444 gene encoding ethylene-responsive transcription factor ERF027-like, whose translation MADQKLPVNESQIDQSLQNPLPISKPIPNIDPFVPTSQIPNPKSQEGEGEAKQPSLLQKLPPPPPSSMASSLTSSSSTKKHSSYRGIRCRSGKWVSEIREPRKTTRIWLGTFPTAEMAAAAYDVAALALRGGDAVLNFPASIPTYPVPASTSPVDIRTAASAAAANAVKKAASSTLTVDISAMKDSGNTMMGAEEFVDEEEIFGMPGLLADMAEGMMVSPPRMNSPPLSDDSMENSDGTESLWSYF comes from the coding sequence ATGGCTGACCAAAAGCTTCCAGTTAATGAGAGCCAAATAGACCAATCTCTTCAAAACCCTCTTCCAATATCTAAACCAATTCCCAATATTGACCCTTTTGTCCCCACATCCCAAATTCCAAATCCTAAGTCACAAGAGGGTGAAGGTGAAGCAAAACAACCATCTTTGCTTCAGAAACTTCCACCACCTCCTCCATCTTCCATGGCTTCTTCtttaacttcttcttcttcaactaaGAAGCATTCTTCGTATCGAGGAATCCGGTGCCGGAGCGGGAAATGGGTGTCGGAGATTCGCGAGCCACGTAAGACGACACGCATATGGCTCGGCACATTTCCAACTGCCGAGATGGCTGCTGCCGCCTACGATGTTGCTGCCCTTGCCCTACGAGGCGGGGATGCGGTCCTTAACTTCCCTGCCTCCATTCCCACCTACCCCGTTCCTGCGTCGACTTCTCCGGTTGACATTCGCACTGCTGCCTCCGCTGCTGCTGCTAATGCGGTGAAGAAAGCTGCATCGTCGACTTTGACAGTCGACATCAGCGCTATGAAAGATAGTGGCAATACGATGATGGGGGCGGAGGAGTTTGTGGATGAAGAAGAGATTTTTGGGATGCCGGGTTTACTGGCAGATATGGCGGAGGGGATGATGGTGTCGCCACCCAGAATGAACTCGCCGCCGCTGTCCGATGATTCGATGGAGAATTCTGATGGAACGGAAAGTTTATGGAGCTACTTTTGA